One Sciurus carolinensis chromosome 10, mSciCar1.2, whole genome shotgun sequence genomic window carries:
- the LOC124994291 gene encoding 40S ribosomal protein S2-like: MGDVADESRPHLCGVLQHRGCWAHGGKAGDKLQVPFTKLGHLLKYLKVKFLEEICRLSLQNEVLKIRPVKKQICADRQTGIKVFVVIRDCSGHVCLSARFSKEVTANTQEAITLAMLSLALCRSPLPQAPHHPLQDGGHCSSALVNLILACRGTGTDSAPVPKKLLLMAGVEECYTSARGYSATLGNLAKVACIS, from the exons ATGGGGGATGTGGCAGATGAGTCAAGGCCTCATCTCTGTGGGGTCCTGCAGCACAGAGGCTGCTGGGCTCATGGAGGCAAAGCTGGGGACAAGTTGCAGGTCCCCTTCACCAAGCTGGGCCATCTGCTCAAGTACCTGAAAGTCAAGTTCCTGGAAGAGATCTGTCGCCTCTCCCTGCAA AATGAGGTTTTGAAGATAAGACCTGTGAAGAAGCAGATCTGTGCTGACCGGCAGACTGGGATCAAAGTGTTTGTGGTTATCAGGGACTGCAGTGGTCATGTGTGTTTGAGTGCGAGGTTCTCCAAGGAGGTCACTGCCAACACCCAAGAGGCCATCACCCTGGCCATGCTCTCATTAGCCCTGTGTAGATCACCACTCCCACAAGCCCCTCACCATCCTTTGCAAGATGGCGGGCACTGCAGCTCTGCACTGGTGAACCTCATCCTCGCCTGCAGAGGAACTGGCACTGACTCAGCTCCTGTGCCCAAGAAGCTGCTGCTGATGGCTGGCGTTGAGGAGTGCTACACCTCTGCCAGGGGCTACTCTGCCACTCTGGGCAACCTTGCCAAAGTTGCTTGTAttagttaa